The Bacillota bacterium region TCACGAGCAGGAGGTGTTCACTGCCGTGGCAGAGGCCAGGGCGAAGCTGGCGGGTGCTGCCACCACGTCGGCGCGGGTCGAGGCGGCCAACCAGCTTGAGAGCGCGCTGGCCCGGTTGCTGGTGATCGTGGAGCGTTATCCCGAATTGAGGGCAAACGAGCAGTTCAATCGCCTGATGGACGAACTGGCGGGGACGGAAAACCGGATCAACGTGGCCCGCATGCGCTACAACGAGGCGGTCAAGCAGTACAATCGCATGATCCGCAGTTTCCCCACGGTGCTCCTGGCCGGGATGTTGGGCTTTGGCGAACGGCCCTATTTCCAGGCCCAGGAGGGGGCCGAGACCGCTCCCCGCGTCGACTTCGGTAAGTAACGGGAAGCCAATTGCCTGGGCCTGGGTCTGAAAAGCGCTGATACGCAAGAGCGGGCGGGACCTCCCAGGAAGTGGCGGTCCAGGAGTGTCGCTGGCCCCTATGTCAACATACGCCCTCCCCGCCGCCGGAGTGCCGGTCGCAGGGCAGCCTGCGTGTGGCGCCCCGACGGCCGGCATATGGATTTGGTAGGGAGACCTCGGGGGGTGCGGGTATGGAGACGAGGCGGGCGGGGCTTGAGCTGGTGGCGGAGAGCGCCGTCATCATAATTCCCGGTGTATTCCTGATCATGGACGTGGCCTTCGATCATCAGGTGCCCTTGGCATGGAGCGGCAGCGATGTCTATGAACTAAACGGTACGGTGCTCGGGGGCAGGCGGGTGGCGGCGAGCGGACGGCATCGCACCTACCGGGAGACCTCCCTGCCGCTGGGCCTGGGCACAGTGGAAGCGGCGCCGGCAGTTCCGGCGCCGCGTCCCGAGTACGTACGGCGCACGAGGGTGAAGCTCCACAGCAACTTATTCCTCGATCCGGGCCAGCTGCTGGCGGGCCTCACCGCCCACTGGGTGGATGAGGCGGGCCAGGTGATTCTGGATATTCCCCTGCGCCGGCCGGACGTGAGCCTGGATTGGCTGGGCCGCGGCCTGTTCGTCCTGGACGTCTCCGGCCAGGTGCAAGCGCTGCTGGCCCGGCTCTAAATCGCTGCCTTCCTTGCCCGTCAGGACACGAGCGGGGTGAGGGCCACCGCCAGCAGGGCGGCGGTGAGGATGCGGATGACAGTGCCCAGTACGGCGGCCTCCATGGCCTCGCCTTCGGACAGGTCGGATACCCGTGCCCATACCGCCGGGATCTGGCCAAAGATCACCTGCAGGGGGAAGCCGGACGCCGCCAGCACGAAGGACCCGATCACCAGGGCGGGAGCCACCTGGGCCGAGATGTCCTTTAGCGTGTTCATGGCCAGGGTGGGGGAGGCCAGCACGGACAGAATGCCGGTCTTGGGCTCGATGCTGAGGGCGGTGAGGGCGGCGGTAAGGCCGCTCTCAATGGGCTTCCAGATTCCCAGGTAGTCCAGGGCGCCGATGATCCCGAATATCACCACCGCGGCGGGGATGATGAGCAGGAAGACAAGTTCCGCCCCTTCGCGACCGGCACCGAACACGGTGTCGAGCGCGCCCCTGGTGGGGGTGAAGCGCGGCAACTCCTTAAGCTCCACCCGTCTGGTATCCCGGTAGATGGTGCGGCTCAGCAGGAACGGCACCACCACCAGGGGGAGGAACAGGGCGATCAGGATCACGGGGAACACGGCGATCCCGGCCCGGGTCAGGGCCAGCATGCCCAGCATGAAGGTAGAGAAGGACTGCTGGGATTGGACCATGGTGGCTACGGCAATCTTCTGCTCTGCCTTCGTGGCGCCGGCCTGCTTGAGAGTGGGGCCGGTGATGCGGCCCGCGGCGTTGATGTCACCCAGGATGTTGTACACGGCGGGGATAATCACCGTGGGGTTTATCCTCATCCACCTGGCGATGGGCGCGAAGATGCGGATGAGAGCGTCCGTGAATCCCAGTCTCTCCAGAACACGGCCTACGATCACGCTCAACATGATGGTGACGCCCAGGGCGCCGGTGATGTAGATCTTGACCACGATGTCGAATACTTTTTTCACCATGGCATCGAAGGTCCCCGCGATGGTTCCGGGTCCCACTAGCAATCCCAGCAGGGCCAGGAGGACCATAACCAGCCCGATCACCTCAATGCGGGTCATGGTGCGCCCGGCTGCAGCTTCCTTCTCCAGGGTCGCCATTTTCGTTGCCTCCTCTCTGGCAATCCTGTGTTCCCGATGAGTCCTTCCCGTGGTACGGCTTGTCTACCTGCGAGTACCATCACCTCCCCGAAGGCCGGGCGGCCACCTGCTTGGGCAGGAGGAAGCGTCCGGCCATGTCTTGCGCGTATTGCCTGACGGCGGCATGTCCTGCCCGCTCGAGAGGCAGGGCCAGCACCCGTTCCCGGAACAGCCAGACCTCCACGGCGGGAAGGAGAGCACGGAGGGCATAGGCCAGCGGCATGCCGTTTTCCAGGATCTCCACCGCATGGGAGTTGCCCACCAGGAAGGTCAGTCCCAACTCCCTGGCCTTCTCCACCAGGGGGCTGGAAGACCGCACCCTGCTGATGCTGGCCACGATGGTGTTCACTTCGGGATGTTCGGTGAGGGCCTGACTCAGGTGGTTGTCACTGAAGCCGGTGTGGGGGAAGATGTGCAGTATCTGCCGCACCGGCGAAGAGGGGCTGCCGTTGAGGAGTTGCGGTCCGGTGGCCACCACCGTTTCCATGGCATCGGGACACTCGCGCAGGTCGCGGTCACTGTCCAGGGCGTCTCGCTCGCGGGCGAACCCCATGAAATCCTCCAGGCGGTGCAGGATGTCGCCCGCAGTGCGGATGCCATCCAGGGGTTCGCCCACGTACATGATGTTGCCGGGGACGCCCCCGTACGCGATATCCACCCGCAGGGGGCGGTGGCCGTGCAGGAAGGGGATGCCTGGATGGAGCCCGTGGAACGCCTCATGCACCTCGAACACCGCTATCCCATACAGCGACAGGTAGAACTTTAGGGGCACCCCTCCCGAGTTGGCTGCATCCGCCACCGGGTGATGGGCCACCACGGCGTCGATGTCCATGGCGCCCGCCAGCTCGATTTGCGACTCGGTGAGGGTCATGGTGACCGCCAGCTTCCGCACCGGCTGTTCCGGATCGCCGAATACCAGCCCGGGCGTCTCCATCACCGCCTTGCCGGGGATTCCCGAGGACTTGATGACCACAAACCGGTTGCTGGCGCGGGCGAGCTGGTCGAGCTGGGTGACCACCCGCCCCCCCGTGATGGCGTCCAAGGCCATCAGCACGTCTTTCACCCGCGGGAAATCCATGCTCTTTCCTGCCTCCTTTTCGACCGGGCTCTTTTCACCGGGGTGGCAGCCCAACCGATCCCTGCCGCCTCCCCCGTCTATAGCCCTCGCCGACCCCTGCCCTCCTCGGCGGGCCGTGCCTGATTGGAGGGCTGGCCCTACTCTAAGCGGAAACCGCCGGCCCGGGGAAAACACATCCCCCGGACCGGCGGTTTACAGGCTCTTCGGCCCGAAGCTCCCTACACCTGCCGGCCCTTTGCGATCCGGCGGCTCGCACCACGCAGTGCCATTCTGCCCGCTGGCCAGACCAACTCTCCGGCCGACAGGCGGCGGACACTCCCCTCTTGTCTTATGCCGGGCGACTCAGTCGCCCGTGAGGGGCTCGCCCACCACGATGATGGTTCCTGCGATCTCGGCCTCCGGGTCGTAATCCTTCAGGATGCTTACGACTTTGAGCCAGGGAAGCTGACGCTCAAGCTCCTGCCGCATCCGTTCCTTGAAGGCGTCCAGCAAGGCCACATCGGCCATGCGGGAGGCCGCGCGGTTCACCCGATCCAGGTAGTCAAGGCCTCGGATGCGCTTGTGATCCGCCAGTACCACGATCTTGGTGCCGACGATGTCCACCCGCAGCCGCCTGACCCCGATCTCGAACGCCTCCTGATTCACCTGGTTGTAGATGCGGGCTATTTCCTGCTTGAGTTCCCCCAGCGCCAGCTCCGGCACCTTGTGGCAACCACCCCCCTGGCCTGTCTGCTTTGTCCCTTGTTATTCGACATCTTCCTCCAGATTCCTCCTCGGCTTCGGACCGGCGGGAAGCGGCAGCAACCGACACGCCCAATTGTGTACCATGGGTGGGTGGAATCGCCACGGATTCCCATCCATTCCAGGGAGGTAGGGAACGTGAGGAGGCGCAGGGTGCTGGTGATCCTGGTGTCGGCGGTCATGGTCCTGGGAGTCCTGTGGGTGGGGCCGGGCTCCCCGGGAGCCGTCGCCGCCCGGCGGGGTGCTGCGCCCTCCTTACCCTGAAGGAGGGGACCCAGCCGGGCTCTTTCTACATGTGGGGGTGCGTGGGGGACGGGAAATCCATCGTGTTCACCTCCCTATCCGATAATGTGTTGGGACCCCTGTGGCGGTACGACATCGAGCCCTGCGGTGCCGCTGGGCGTGGGGTCTACAAGGTTACGGCCCGGAGCCCTGACCTCTCCGTGGTCAACCTTGACTACGTGGAGGCTGCCCGGGCGGCGGGTGGCCCACCGGGGCAATTTGTCCGCGCTCAGGTGACGAAGTCAGCACGGATGCGGAGGCGATGCAGTTGGAATCGCGGCTGTTGCACTTCCTGATCGGGCAACAGGATGCC contains the following coding sequences:
- a CDS encoding LemA family protein; protein product: MRRAILVVVALLLLVILLGGGTLAATYNRLVSASEQVNEQWAQIESQLQRRYDLIPNLVETVRGYVAHEQEVFTAVAEARAKLAGAATTSARVEAANQLESALARLLVIVERYPELRANEQFNRLMDELAGTENRINVARMRYNEAVKQYNRMIRSFPTVLLAGMLGFGERPYFQAQEGAETAPRVDFGK
- a CDS encoding Na-translocating system protein MpsC family protein, which translates into the protein MPELALGELKQEIARIYNQVNQEAFEIGVRRLRVDIVGTKIVVLADHKRIRGLDYLDRVNRAASRMADVALLDAFKERMRQELERQLPWLKVVSILKDYDPEAEIAGTIIVVGEPLTGD
- a CDS encoding Nif3-like dinuclear metal center hexameric protein; the protein is MDFPRVKDVLMALDAITGGRVVTQLDQLARASNRFVVIKSSGIPGKAVMETPGLVFGDPEQPVRKLAVTMTLTESQIELAGAMDIDAVVAHHPVADAANSGGVPLKFYLSLYGIAVFEVHEAFHGLHPGIPFLHGHRPLRVDIAYGGVPGNIMYVGEPLDGIRTAGDILHRLEDFMGFARERDALDSDRDLRECPDAMETVVATGPQLLNGSPSSPVRQILHIFPHTGFSDNHLSQALTEHPEVNTIVASISRVRSSSPLVEKARELGLTFLVGNSHAVEILENGMPLAYALRALLPAVEVWLFRERVLALPLERAGHAAVRQYAQDMAGRFLLPKQVAARPSGR